A stretch of Komagataella phaffii GS115 chromosome 2, complete sequence DNA encodes these proteins:
- a CDS encoding DNA polymerase III (delta) subunit, essential for cell viability, with product MTMDQEVRRREVVRSSDSNKALLYTLNKNNRNYDRQYASIYTARANKLKPRLIEKCSEKWKGEKINGIPVSHTEKVLNISSNKATWCVGTVFCDLKYKPNILKDVSESMYGGPVVKKVDGTYADRESDQLMLEDESGRIALDGELIDKILLVTGCIVGVLGMEINPGVFTVVDIVYPEPGLQKPRLLSNHRIALVSGLGINGDNLDLSRLELLKEFLTGELLENQAQESSIAKLIIAGNSIKVGDLNKIHQDKKNKFKATYASNYNATAVSQLDNFIHDVIQTIPVDILPGAEDPAEIALPQQPLHKAFFNSSRQFVGNRLNTKTNPQWWDLAGTEILGTSGENIDDIFKYVVPNDYHVDEDGCENSRIKIIESTIRWQHILPTAPDTLWCYPYQDDDPFVLESTPHVYFVGNQARFESKDIILDNGFKVKLLSLPRFDQTGEVVILDLNDLSTNLVSFSV from the coding sequence ATGACAATGGACCAAGAAGTTAGGAGAAGAGAAGTCGTACGAAGCTCGGACTCCAATAAAGCGCTGCTGTATACACTCAATAAGAATAATCGCAACTATGATAGACAATATGCTTCAATCTATACTGCTAGAGCAAATAAGTTGAAACCACGGCTGATTGAAAAGTGCTCTGAGAAATGGAAAGGtgaaaagatcaatggCATTCCCGTTAGCCACACAGAGAAGGTCTTGAACATATCTTCGAACAAGGCGACCTGGTGTGTTGGCACTGTGTTTTGTGACCTGAAATACAAACCCAATATTCTGAAAGATGTCAGTGAAAGTATGTACGGAGGACCAGTGGTCAAAAAAGTAGACGGAACATACGCTGATCGAGAATCCGATCAACTCATGCTGGAAGACGAGAGTGGAAGAATAGCATTGGATGGAGAACTAATTGATAAGATTTTATTAGTCACTGGCTGCATCGTTGGAGTCTTGGGGATGGAGATTAACCCTGGAGTTTTCACAGTGGTTGACATAGTGTATCCTGAGCCAGGTCTGCAAAAACCGAGACTCCTTTCCAATCATAGAATAGCCCTAGTTTCAGGACTTGGGATAAATGGAGACAACTTGGATCTTAGTCGGCTGGAATTACTGAAAGAGTTTCTCACGGGTGAGCTACTGGAGAACCAGGCTCAAGAGTCATCGATAGCTAAGCTAATCATTGCCGGAAACTCGATAAAAGTTGGAGATCTTAATAAGATTCACcaagataagaaaaacaaattcaaagcAACTTATGCTTCAAACTATAATGCCACAGCCGTTAGTCAATTGGACAATTTCATTCACGACGTCATTCAAACTATTCCGGTGGATATACTCCCTGGTGCTGAAGATCCCGCTGAAATCGCTCTACCGCAGCAACCTCTTCATAAGGCATTTTTTAATTCTTCCAGACAGTTCGTAGGGAATCGACTAAATACCAAGACTAATCCTCAATGGTGGGATCTTGCGGGCACAGAAATATTGGGGACCAGTGGAGAGaatattgatgatatcTTTAAGTATGTGGTACCAAATGATTACcatgttgatgaagatggtTGTGAGAACTCAAGAATTAAAATAATAGAATCTACAATAAGGTGGCAACATATTTTGCCCACGGCTCCAGACACTCTATGGTGCTATCCATATCAGGATGACGATCCATTTGTTCTAGAAAGCACACCTCATGTGTATTTTGTTGGAAACCAAGCTCGATTTGAATCTAAAGATATTATCTTGGATAATGGCTTCAAAGTGAAGCTGTTGTCTTTGCCACGATTCGACCAAACAGGAGAAGTGGTAATCTTAGATCTGAACGACCTGTCGACCAACCTCGTTTCATTTAGTGTCTAA
- a CDS encoding Mitochondrial methionyl-tRNA synthetase (MetRS): protein MVGAYLSSASKYFITTPIFYVNAAPHLGHLYSMLLCDFQKRWLDLKETPNYFTTGTDEHGLKVQIAAELNKTDPRLFCDNLSNKFKHLAQISDIQYDRFIRTTDADHLATVRQFWETVWKNGYIYKGKHSGWYSVSDETFYPESQVEQRDGKTVSTETGSEVVYESEENYFFKLSAFQSQLIDLYKANPQFVIPANYYSDLLKELEREPLQDLSISRPSSRLQWGISVPNDESQKIYVWFDALVNYLTSIGYPSSRYKEFWPGTHLIGKDISRFHCIYWPAFLMAAKVSPPEKVVVHGHWLMGGSKMSKSKGNVADPLAIGDYYGVDSLRLFLGANSILSNDCDFTERKLNDHRDLFIDKICNVVTRCISKSFDPARSVMSFSNEDMNLVWKRILERGWEGDLEKAAELKKSYDEIVDDAQQLFSKIDVLMSTFTTHKSVGEIFDLMLKVNQFVNSTEPWNLKSNERLQDLSIFVALDVTRVCLILLQPFIPGLSNKLLDMIKVESSKRTATYAAFQQDSSYGQGAKFLKGSTPPLIKVPLRAGAYE, encoded by the coding sequence ATGGTGGGAGCATACCTGAGCTCTGcttccaaatatttcatAACAACTCCAATATTCTACGTCAATGCTGCTCCTCATTTAGGTCATCTATATTCCATGCTGCTGTGTgacttccaaaaaagatGGTTGGACCTTAAGGAAACACCGAACTACTTTACTACTGGTACTGATGAACACGGTCTCAAAGTCCAAATAGCTGCAGAACTGAACAAGACGGATCCGAGACTGTTTTGCGACAACTTAAGCAATAAATTCAAACATCTGGCTCAAATAAGCGATATTCAGTATGACAGGTTTATAAGGACCACTGATGCTGATCATCTGGCTACAGTACGCCAGTTTTGGGAAACCGTTTGGAAGAATGGCTATATTTACAAGGGAAAGCATAGCGGGTGGTACAGCGTTTCTGATGAAACTTTCTATCCAGAATCCCAAGTTGAGCAAAGAGATGGCAAAACTGTCAGCACAGAAACTGGATCGGAGGTAGTCTACGAATCAGAGGAaaattattttttcaaactaTCAGCTTTTCAGTCTCAATTGATTGATCTCTATAAAGCAAATCCGCAGTTTGTCATTCCAGCTAACTATTACTCGGATCTCTTGAAAGAGCTAGAAAGGGAGCCTTTGCAAGATCTATCAATATCGAGACCAAGTTCCAGATTGCAATGGGGAATTTCAGTCCCGAATGACGAGTCGCAAAAGATCTATGTTTGGTTCGATGCATTAGTAAACTATTTGACCTCTATCGGATACCCCTCAAGCCGGTACAAAGAATTTTGGCCTGGAACTCATCTGATCGGAAAAGATATTTCTCGATTTCATTGCATATATTGGCCAGCATTCCTTATGGCTGCCAAGGTATCTCCGCCTGAAAAGGTAGTTGTTCACGGTCACTGGTTGATGGGAGGatcaaaaatgtcaaaatcaaaaggAAATGTTGCTGATCCTTTAGCCATTGGTGACTATTATGGCGTCGATTCTCTAAGGTTATTTCTCGGTGCAAATTCAATATTGAGCAACGACTGTGACTTCACAGAAAGGAAACTAAACGATCATAGAGATTTAttcattgacaaaatttGTAACGTTGTCACTAGATGTATCTCAAAGTCTTTTGACCCTGCCAGATCTGTAATGAGCTTTTCCAACGAAGACATGAATCTTGTCTGGAAACgtattttggaaagagGATGGGAAGGtgatttggaaaaagctgcagaattgaaaaaaagtTACGATGAAATTGTTGACGATGCGCAGCAACTGTTCTCTAAGATTGACGTTTTGATGTCAACGTTTACTACACACAAATCAGTTGGAGAAATATTCGACCTGATGCTCAAGGTCAATCAATTTGTGAACTCTACTGAACCATGGAACCTAAAGTCAAATGAGCGTCTTCAAGACTTGTCAATATTTGTTGCCTTGGACGTAACCAGAGTTTGTTTGATATTACTCCAGCCCTTTATTCCTGGATTATCTAACAAATTGTTAGACATGATTAAGGTCGAAAGTTCCAAACGGACAGCTACCTATGCTGCATTTCAGCAGGATTCTAGTTACGGTCAAGGTGCAAAATTTCTCAAGGGCTCTACGCCACCACTAATCAAAGTACCTCTCAGAGCAGGTGCGTATGAATAA